A genomic segment from Desulfobacterales bacterium encodes:
- the argB gene encoding acetylglutamate kinase, translated as MEQKNIADILIEALPNIRRLSGRTIVIKYGGHAMVDLQLKEDFAKDITLMKYIGLKPVVVHGGGPQINLVLEKMGIHSRFVRGMRVTDEQTMDVVEMVLGGKVNKSIVGQINQAGGKAIGLCGKDGGLILAEKLHITFQEDESKPPEIVDAGLVGQVVKINTDIIHTLTGHDFIPVIAPVGVGDSGETYNINADLVASEIAMALSAGRLIYLTDVDGVLDSSGALISAIGSETIHKMVEDKTISGGMIPKIEYALKALNNGVEKVHIINGTQRHALLQELFTEKGIGTEVTV; from the coding sequence ATGGAGCAAAAAAATATAGCCGATATCCTCATTGAAGCACTTCCGAATATCCGCCGGCTTTCGGGCAGGACCATCGTCATCAAGTACGGGGGGCATGCCATGGTGGATCTGCAGTTGAAAGAAGATTTCGCGAAGGATATCACCCTGATGAAATATATCGGGCTCAAGCCCGTGGTCGTCCATGGGGGGGGCCCTCAGATTAATTTGGTTCTGGAAAAGATGGGAATCCATTCCCGGTTTGTCCGGGGGATGCGGGTGACCGATGAACAGACCATGGACGTCGTTGAAATGGTGCTGGGCGGTAAGGTCAACAAGTCTATCGTGGGGCAGATCAACCAGGCCGGAGGAAAAGCCATCGGTCTGTGCGGCAAGGACGGAGGCCTGATCCTTGCAGAAAAACTCCATATTACGTTTCAGGAAGATGAAAGCAAGCCTCCCGAGATTGTCGACGCGGGCCTGGTCGGCCAGGTAGTCAAAATCAATACAGATATTATCCATACGCTGACCGGACATGATTTTATTCCGGTAATTGCGCCGGTCGGCGTCGGTGATTCAGGTGAGACTTATAATATCAATGCGGATCTTGTAGCAAGCGAAATTGCCATGGCACTTTCTGCCGGGCGCCTGATTTACCTGACGGATGTCGACGGGGTGTTGGATTCCTCCGGCGCTTTAATTTCCGCTATCGGCTCTGAAACCATCCATAAGATGGTTGAAGATAAAACGATTTCAGGCGGCATGATACCGAAGATCGAATACGCCCTGAAGGCTCTGAACAACGGGGTGGAAAAGGTTCATATTATCAACGGCACCCAGCGACATGCCTTGCTGCAGGAATTATTTACAGAAAAAGGTATTGGAACGGAAGTAACAGTATGA
- a CDS encoding acetylornithine transaminase, translated as MKNEMIEKADQVIASTYSRIPLVITKGKGCTLWDSEGRAYTDFFAGIAVCNLGHSHPRIAQIICAQAQTLLHVSNLYYTIPQIELASFLVDHSFADKVFFCNSGAEANEAAIKLARKYYYDKGVTGRYRIISMEKSFHGRTLGTLSATGQDKIKIGFAPVLEGFDFVPYNDIEALRSKVDASVCAVMMEPVQGEGGVRCPDHEYVKAVRQLCDETDTLLVFDEIQTGVGRTGKLFAYEHYGVEPDIMTLAKALANGLPMGAMLATDRVARTFGPGAHASTFGGTPIVASAAREVFRILEEEHILDHCRETGAYFKQRLQWLKERHESVVAVRGLGLLLGMELNMEGAPVVNACREKGLLVNCVQGNVLRFAPPLIIKKEDIDVLIAALDELL; from the coding sequence ATGAAAAATGAAATGATTGAAAAAGCGGATCAGGTTATTGCATCAACATATTCAAGAATTCCTCTGGTGATTACTAAAGGAAAGGGCTGCACGCTCTGGGATTCGGAAGGCAGAGCTTACACGGATTTTTTCGCGGGGATTGCCGTCTGTAATCTGGGCCATTCACATCCCCGGATTGCGCAGATAATCTGTGCACAGGCGCAGACACTGCTGCATGTGTCAAACCTGTATTATACGATCCCTCAGATCGAGCTGGCCTCCTTTCTGGTTGACCACAGCTTTGCCGACAAGGTGTTTTTCTGCAACAGCGGCGCCGAAGCCAATGAGGCGGCCATCAAACTGGCCCGAAAATATTATTATGACAAGGGGGTAACCGGCCGTTACCGGATTATTTCCATGGAGAAGTCCTTTCACGGACGCACCCTGGGAACATTATCCGCGACCGGGCAGGATAAGATCAAGATTGGGTTTGCGCCTGTACTGGAAGGCTTTGATTTTGTTCCATACAACGATATAGAGGCATTGCGGTCCAAGGTGGATGCTTCGGTGTGCGCCGTGATGATGGAACCGGTTCAGGGTGAAGGCGGGGTTCGCTGCCCGGATCACGAATATGTCAAGGCGGTTCGTCAGTTGTGTGATGAGACCGATACGTTGCTGGTTTTCGATGAGATTCAGACAGGGGTCGGGAGAACCGGAAAGCTGTTTGCGTATGAGCATTACGGCGTTGAACCCGATATCATGACCCTGGCCAAGGCCCTGGCCAACGGACTCCCGATGGGGGCCATGCTGGCCACGGATCGGGTCGCCCGGACGTTCGGGCCAGGTGCCCATGCGTCGACGTTCGGTGGAACGCCGATTGTGGCCTCAGCTGCCAGAGAAGTATTCCGGATATTGGAAGAGGAACATATCCTGGATCATTGCCGTGAGACAGGCGCCTATTTCAAACAGCGTCTTCAGTGGCTTAAAGAGCGGCATGAATCTGTTGTTGCTGTCAGGGGGCTTGGATTGCTGCTGGGAATGGAGCTGAACATGGAAGGCGCGCCAGTGGTCAATGCCTGTCGTGAAAAAGGGCTTCTGGTCAATTGCGTCCAGGGCAATGTCCTGAGGTTTGCCCCTCCGCTGATCATTAAAAAAGAGGATATCGATGTGCTGATTGCTGCGCTTGATGAGCTGCTTTGA
- a CDS encoding argininosuccinate synthase: protein MSEYINKVVLAYSGGLDTSVILKWLIETYQCEVITFSADIGQEEELNGLEEKAIKTGASKVYIDDLSETFVKDYVFPVFRANAIYEGQYLLGTSLARPLIVKRQIEIAQIEGADAVSHGATGKGNDQVRFELGYLALNPYIKIVAPWREWDFTSRTSLMAFAEKHGIEVPTTPKKPYSCDRNMLHCSYEGGILEDPWNQPPEDMYETTVSPENAPDQPEIIEITFLQGDPVAVNGQPLTPARLLKTLNTFAGRNGIGRIDIVENRFVGMKSRGVYETPGGTILRTAHMAMESITMDREVMHVRDSLITKYSDLIYNGFWFSPERELLQTMVNATQKNVSGVVKLKLYKGNCMVLGRKSDHSLYSEEFATFEDDTVFSHKDADGFIRLNSLRLRIEQLIADRPGTKD, encoded by the coding sequence TTGTCTGAATACATCAACAAGGTTGTGCTGGCTTATTCAGGAGGGCTGGATACATCCGTTATTTTAAAATGGTTGATCGAAACGTATCAATGTGAAGTTATTACATTTTCTGCCGATATCGGTCAGGAAGAAGAGCTAAACGGTCTGGAGGAAAAAGCCATAAAGACTGGCGCATCAAAGGTCTACATTGATGATTTGAGTGAAACATTTGTCAAGGATTACGTGTTCCCGGTGTTCAGAGCAAATGCCATATATGAGGGGCAATATCTGCTGGGAACCTCTCTGGCACGGCCGTTGATTGTCAAACGCCAGATTGAAATCGCTCAGATTGAAGGTGCCGATGCAGTCAGTCATGGTGCCACCGGAAAAGGCAATGATCAGGTTCGGTTTGAGCTGGGGTACCTGGCGTTGAATCCTTATATCAAAATTGTTGCCCCCTGGCGGGAATGGGACTTTACGTCCCGGACGTCGCTGATGGCATTTGCTGAAAAACACGGGATCGAGGTGCCCACAACACCGAAAAAACCATACAGCTGTGACCGGAATATGCTCCATTGCAGTTATGAAGGGGGGATTCTCGAAGACCCGTGGAACCAGCCTCCGGAAGATATGTATGAGACGACGGTATCGCCGGAAAATGCCCCTGATCAGCCTGAAATCATCGAAATTACATTCCTGCAGGGAGATCCGGTCGCGGTCAATGGGCAACCGCTGACTCCGGCACGTCTGCTCAAGACATTAAATACGTTTGCGGGCCGTAACGGAATTGGCAGAATCGATATCGTTGAGAACCGTTTTGTGGGGATGAAATCCAGAGGTGTCTATGAAACGCCGGGGGGGACGATTCTGCGGACCGCGCATATGGCCATGGAATCCATCACCATGGATCGGGAAGTCATGCATGTCAGAGATTCTTTGATTACGAAATATTCCGATTTGATTTATAATGGATTCTGGTTCTCTCCGGAGAGGGAATTGTTGCAGACCATGGTCAATGCAACCCAGAAAAATGTGTCAGGGGTTGTTAAATTAAAGCTTTACAAGGGCAATTGCATGGTCCTTGGGAGAAAATCCGACCACTCTCTTTACAGTGAGGAGTTTGCCACATTTGAAGATGATACCGTATTCAGCCATAAAGATGCGGACGGCTTTATTCGACTCAATTCGCTGCGCCTCAGAATTGAGCAGCTGATCGCTGACCGCCCGGGGACCAAGGACTGA
- the argH gene encoding argininosuccinate lyase, with translation MSNKPWGGRFSEKTAKIVEAFSSSIDIDKRLYAHDIDGSVAHCRMLAKQGIITEAESSTLVEGLGGIKREIERGEFQTDDSLEDIHMHIEARLLRAVGKVARKLHTARSRNDQVALDERMYLRQESGKIIGLLHTLRSEIVKLARTHMGVVMPGYTHLQRAQPVLFSHHMLAYYEMFSRDTRRFNDALVRINVMPLGSAALAGTTYPIDRHYTAQLLDFPEVSANSIDSVSDRDFIIEFMAAASLCMVHFSRFSEELILWSSSEFGFIELSDAFTTGSSIMPQKKNPDVPELVRGKTGLVFGNLMAMLTVMKSLPLAYNRDMQEDKKPLFDTVDTLKACIEVYENMLPTIKVNKQVMQQATETGFINATDLADYLVTRGMPFREAHGCSGKAVGYAISQHKELQNLSLNELKAISPLFEEEVFDILTLRQMIDRRKSFGGTASENVLAAMQTAENDLKKEEIQSGREKGKPLMAR, from the coding sequence ATGTCGAATAAACCCTGGGGCGGTAGATTTTCTGAAAAGACAGCAAAAATTGTAGAAGCGTTTTCATCCTCCATTGATATTGATAAAAGACTGTATGCCCATGATATTGACGGGAGTGTGGCACACTGCCGCATGCTGGCGAAGCAGGGTATTATTACCGAAGCTGAATCCTCCACGCTGGTTGAGGGACTGGGGGGTATCAAAAGAGAAATTGAACGGGGGGAATTTCAGACTGACGACAGCCTTGAAGATATCCATATGCACATAGAAGCGCGCCTGCTTCGGGCAGTGGGCAAGGTCGCCCGGAAACTGCATACCGCAAGAAGCCGTAATGACCAGGTCGCGCTGGATGAGCGGATGTATTTAAGGCAGGAGAGTGGAAAGATTATCGGTCTGCTGCATACGCTTCGATCTGAAATCGTGAAACTGGCCAGAACCCATATGGGAGTTGTGATGCCGGGCTACACCCATCTTCAGCGGGCCCAGCCGGTTTTGTTTTCTCACCATATGCTGGCCTATTATGAGATGTTTTCAAGGGATACACGCCGGTTTAACGATGCCCTGGTGCGCATCAACGTTATGCCGCTCGGCAGCGCGGCGCTGGCCGGGACCACCTATCCCATCGACCGGCATTATACGGCGCAGTTACTCGATTTTCCGGAAGTATCGGCCAACAGTATCGATTCGGTTTCCGACAGAGACTTTATTATTGAGTTCATGGCTGCCGCCAGTCTGTGTATGGTTCATTTCAGCCGGTTTTCTGAAGAATTGATCCTGTGGTCATCATCCGAATTTGGTTTTATTGAACTTTCGGATGCGTTTACCACCGGCAGCAGCATCATGCCGCAGAAAAAAAATCCGGATGTCCCGGAACTGGTGCGAGGGAAAACCGGACTGGTATTCGGAAACCTGATGGCAATGCTTACGGTGATGAAATCACTTCCTCTGGCGTATAACCGGGATATGCAGGAAGATAAAAAACCGTTGTTTGATACGGTGGATACATTAAAAGCATGTATCGAAGTATATGAAAATATGCTTCCGACGATCAAGGTCAACAAACAGGTGATGCAACAGGCCACAGAAACCGGATTTATCAATGCCACCGATCTGGCCGACTATCTGGTCACCCGGGGGATGCCTTTCCGGGAAGCCCACGGCTGTTCCGGGAAGGCTGTCGGTTACGCGATTTCTCAACACAAAGAACTTCAAAACCTTTCACTGAATGAACTCAAAGCCATATCGCCTTTGTTTGAAGAGGAAGTTTTTGATATCTTAACCCTCCGGCAGATGATCGACCGGCGAAAATCTTTCGGCGGAACAGCCTCCGAAAATGTATTGGCTGCCATGCAAACAGCTGAAAACGATCTGAAGAAAGAAGAAATTCAAAGCGGAAGGGAAAAGGGCAAACCCCTGATGGCCCGATAA
- the lysA gene encoding diaminopimelate decarboxylase: protein MHHFTYRNRQLYCEDIAIRDLAEKVGTPFYLYSHATLKRHFETFDKAFKGIDRLVCFSAKANTNLAVLSLFRGLGSGLDIVSGGELFRGLKAGFRPDHIVYSGVGKRVDEIDYALETGILMFNVESLEELSLINQRAGLLGRKAPIAIRVNPDVDPKTHPYISTGLKKNKFGIDIKTSVEGYKLAAQMEHIEVVGIDCHIGSQIIDPEPFKDALNSIKILMDALKASGISIKYLDMGGGLGIVYDDEHPLAPGDYASPFVNVLKDVPVKLILEPGRVIVGNAGILVTRVLYRKTGESRDFVVVDAGMNDLLRPAIYKAYHGIQPVEKTERVEIKADVVGPICESADFLAQDRRMTDVAKGDLLAVMSAGAYGFTMASNYCSRLKVAEVMVKGSEYQIVKARQNYEDLIAGESVPAFI, encoded by the coding sequence ATGCATCATTTTACCTATCGAAATCGGCAATTGTATTGTGAAGATATCGCTATCAGGGACCTGGCTGAAAAGGTGGGAACGCCATTTTATCTGTATAGCCATGCGACGCTGAAACGGCATTTTGAAACCTTTGACAAGGCCTTCAAGGGCATTGACCGTCTGGTTTGTTTTTCGGCAAAGGCGAATACCAATCTGGCGGTATTATCCCTTTTCAGGGGACTTGGAAGCGGTTTGGATATCGTGTCTGGCGGAGAACTTTTCAGAGGCCTGAAGGCCGGGTTCCGTCCGGATCATATCGTTTATTCCGGTGTGGGCAAGCGCGTTGATGAGATTGATTATGCCCTGGAAACCGGCATATTGATGTTTAACGTAGAATCCCTTGAGGAGCTGTCGCTTATCAATCAGAGGGCCGGCCTTCTGGGCAGAAAAGCGCCGATTGCCATCCGGGTCAATCCCGATGTGGATCCTAAAACGCATCCGTATATTTCAACGGGTCTGAAAAAAAACAAGTTCGGCATTGACATCAAAACGTCCGTCGAAGGCTATAAGCTGGCTGCACAGATGGAACATATCGAAGTGGTCGGTATCGACTGTCACATTGGCTCTCAGATTATCGATCCTGAACCGTTTAAGGATGCCCTCAACAGTATTAAAATCCTGATGGATGCGCTTAAAGCATCAGGGATCAGCATTAAATATCTGGACATGGGGGGCGGCCTGGGAATTGTTTACGATGATGAACATCCGCTGGCTCCGGGGGATTATGCCAGCCCCTTTGTGAACGTGCTGAAAGATGTGCCGGTCAAGCTTATCCTTGAGCCGGGCAGAGTCATTGTCGGAAATGCCGGAATACTGGTAACCCGGGTGCTGTACCGGAAAACCGGCGAGTCCAGGGATTTTGTTGTGGTAGATGCCGGAATGAATGATTTGTTGCGCCCGGCCATATACAAAGCCTATCATGGCATTCAGCCGGTTGAAAAGACCGAACGCGTCGAGATTAAAGCGGATGTGGTCGGACCCATCTGTGAATCCGCTGATTTTCTGGCTCAGGACCGACGGATGACAGATGTGGCAAAAGGAGACCTGCTTGCGGTCATGAGTGCCGGGGCGTACGGGTTTACCATGGCATCGAATTACTGCTCCCGGCTTAAAGTGGCTGAGGTGATGGTCAAGGGCAGTGAATATCAGATTGTAAAGGCCCGGCAGAATTATGAGGACCTGATTGCCGGTGAGTCTGTGCCGGCGTTTATCTAA
- the dapF gene encoding diaminopimelate epimerase codes for MENITFYKMSGSGNDFIIIDNRDRVVDETCLTEVISKICRRKMSIGADGFILIERSDAVAFKWRFFNSDGSIAEMCGNGARCAARFAWLNGIAGKDMSFETDAGIISARVTDGRVKIRMTDPVDLKTDYSVELKSGPVTLGSANTGVPHAVIPVDDLDAVQVVQRGSEIRYHQDYAPAGTNVNFVCPRGDNTIGIRTYERGVEDETLACGTGSVAAALIMASRGVMISPIDVITRSGATLTVYFKKHDGRFSDVYLEGDARLIYTAQLCKDAWNY; via the coding sequence ATGGAAAATATCACGTTTTACAAAATGAGTGGAAGCGGCAATGATTTTATTATTATTGATAACCGCGATCGGGTTGTCGATGAAACCTGCCTGACCGAGGTTATATCCAAAATTTGCCGCCGGAAGATGTCCATCGGCGCTGACGGATTCATCCTTATCGAAAGGTCCGATGCCGTTGCTTTTAAATGGCGGTTTTTTAATTCCGACGGGAGCATCGCTGAGATGTGCGGAAATGGGGCACGATGTGCCGCACGTTTTGCCTGGTTAAACGGTATCGCCGGAAAGGACATGTCGTTTGAAACCGATGCCGGAATTATTTCCGCCCGGGTCACCGATGGTCGGGTTAAGATCCGGATGACCGATCCGGTGGATCTGAAGACCGATTATTCCGTTGAATTAAAAAGCGGACCTGTGACGCTGGGCAGTGCCAATACCGGGGTCCCGCACGCCGTGATTCCCGTTGATGATCTTGATGCTGTCCAGGTAGTTCAGCGGGGCAGTGAAATTCGATATCACCAGGACTATGCCCCGGCGGGAACCAATGTAAATTTTGTCTGTCCGCGGGGAGATAACACTATTGGAATCCGGACGTACGAGCGGGGCGTGGAGGATGAAACGCTGGCCTGTGGCACAGGTTCTGTTGCCGCAGCGCTCATTATGGCATCCCGCGGCGTGATGATCTCGCCAATCGATGTCATCACCCGGAGCGGTGCCACGCTTACCGTTTATTTCAAGAAACATGACGGCAGATTTTCTGATGTTTACCTTGAAGGAGATGCCCGGCTGATATACACAGCGCAACTCTGCAAAGATGCATGGAATTACTGA
- the folK gene encoding 2-amino-4-hydroxy-6-hydroxymethyldihydropteridine diphosphokinase: MSVTSQTSGMNFFGDSHTAYISIGSNSGNKVQNCRYGIDKLIQSGCNVLLAQSSFYLTEPVDYADQEWFSNVVIKIETALDPFRLLKRLKDIERDAGRRVAAIRFGPRILDMDIILFEDMVINTSDLVVPHPRMHKRRFVLQPVCDIDPSVIHPVFNADAKYLLDQLDHTRQRIIEYPCG, translated from the coding sequence ATGTCTGTTACATCTCAAACGTCAGGAATGAACTTTTTTGGAGATTCCCACACCGCGTATATCAGCATTGGATCAAATAGCGGAAACAAAGTTCAAAACTGCCGATACGGAATCGATAAACTGATTCAGTCCGGGTGCAATGTGCTGCTTGCACAGTCTTCGTTTTATTTGACAGAACCGGTGGATTATGCGGATCAGGAGTGGTTTTCAAATGTCGTTATCAAGATTGAAACAGCGCTGGATCCTTTCCGGCTGTTAAAACGCCTTAAAGATATTGAGCGTGATGCCGGGCGCAGGGTAGCGGCTATCCGATTCGGGCCCAGAATACTGGATATGGATATTATCTTGTTTGAGGATATGGTCATCAACACTTCCGATCTGGTAGTTCCTCATCCCAGAATGCACAAAAGGCGCTTTGTTTTGCAGCCTGTTTGTGATATAGACCCCAGTGTCATACATCCGGTATTTAACGCAGATGCAAAATATCTGCTGGATCAGCTGGATCACACCAGGCAGAGGATTATTGAGTATCCATGCGGTTAA